One stretch of Callospermophilus lateralis isolate mCalLat2 chromosome 11, mCalLat2.hap1, whole genome shotgun sequence DNA includes these proteins:
- the LOC143409849 gene encoding C-C motif chemokine 4 isoform X2: MKLCGIALPLLVLVAAFCSPALSAPMGSDPPTACCFSYTLRKLPRNFVIDYFETSSLCSQPAVKGRQVCANPSESWVQEYMDDLELN, encoded by the exons ATGAAGCTCTGTGGGATTGCCCTCCCTCTCCTTGTGCTTGTGGCTGCCTTCTGCTCTCCAGCACTCTCTGCACCAA TGGGCTCAGACCCTCCCACTGCCTGCTGCTTCTCTTACACCCTGCGGAAGCTTCCACGCAACTTTGTGATCGATTACTTTGAGACCAGCAGCCTCTGCTCCCAGCCTGCCGTG AAGGGCAGGCAAGTCTGTGCCAACCCCAGTGAGTCCTGGGTCCAGGAGTACATGGATGACCTGGAACTGAACTGA
- the LOC143409849 gene encoding C-C motif chemokine 4 isoform X1, producing MKLCGIALPLLVLVAAFCSPALSAPMGSDPPTACCFSYTLRKLPRNFVIDYFETSSLCSQPAVVFQTKKGRQVCANPSESWVQEYMDDLELN from the exons ATGAAGCTCTGTGGGATTGCCCTCCCTCTCCTTGTGCTTGTGGCTGCCTTCTGCTCTCCAGCACTCTCTGCACCAA TGGGCTCAGACCCTCCCACTGCCTGCTGCTTCTCTTACACCCTGCGGAAGCTTCCACGCAACTTTGTGATCGATTACTTTGAGACCAGCAGCCTCTGCTCCCAGCCTGCCGTGGT ATTCCAAACCAAGAAGGGCAGGCAAGTCTGTGCCAACCCCAGTGAGTCCTGGGTCCAGGAGTACATGGATGACCTGGAACTGAACTGA
- the LOC143409781 gene encoding C-C motif chemokine 3-like 1 has protein sequence MQVSTAALAVLLCTMAPCDQIFSAPLGADTPTACCFSYVARQIQRKFIADYFETSSQCSQPGVIFLTKRGRQVCADPSENWVQEYITDLELNA, from the exons ATGCAGGTCTCCACGGCTGCTCTCGCTGTCCTCCTCTGCACCATGGCTCCCTGCGACCAGATCTTCTCTGCACCAT TGGGTGCAGACACCCCGACGGCCTGCTGCTTCTCCTACGTGGCCCGGCAGATTCAACGCAAATTCATAGCGGACTATTTTGAGACCAGCAGCCAGTGCTCCCAGCCAGGTGTCAT CTTCCTAACCAAGAGAGGCCGGCAGGTGTGTGCTGACCCCAGTGAGAACTGGGTCCAGGAATACATCACTGACCTGGAGCTGAATGCCTGA
- the LOC143409752 gene encoding C-C motif chemokine 3-like 1: protein MQVSTAALAVLLCTMALCDQVFSAPLGADSPTACCFSYVARQIQRKFIADYFETSSQCSQPGVIFLTKRGRQVCADPSENWVQEYVTDLELNA, encoded by the exons ATGCAGGTCTCCACGGCTGCTCTCGCTGTCCTCCTCTGCACCATGGCTCTCTGCGACCAGGTCTtctctgcaccat TGGGTGCGGACTCCCCGACGGCCTGCTGCTTCTCCTACGTGGCCCGGCAGATTCAACGCAAATTCATAGCGGACTATTTTGAAACCAGCAGCCAGTGCTCCCAGCCAGGTGTCAT CTTCCTAACCAAGAGAGGCCGGCAGGTGTGTGCTGACCCCAGTGAGAACTGGGTCCAGGAATATGTCACTGACCTGGAGCTGAATGCCTGA